One Bradyrhizobium zhanjiangense DNA segment encodes these proteins:
- a CDS encoding fatty acid desaturase, producing MTDTTVSEPGHRLKPLTPAMLRQLSVRSNLRGAAQSLGHYGAIVLMGTLIWMTVSRHGVLWALPLMAVQGYFVAFRFMAVHETAHKTAFKSRGLNLTVGYLSAFIIGLPYEYYCLFHWDHHRYTQDPNKDPELIVGVKPTSDTQLAIAYSGLLQVAGRLRLMLGHAVSGKVVVPWIPESKRAIIVAEARAYVALYALLLALSLWLSSALLLWVWIVPLAIGQFFLRPYLYAEHTGCDRTRSAFQNTRTTYTGAIVKWFAWNMPYHVEHHAYPSIPFHALPKLNELVDGEIVHRGRGYIRTTRETWAWFRRQQQGG from the coding sequence ATGACTGACACAACCGTTTCAGAGCCCGGCCATCGCCTGAAGCCACTGACACCGGCGATGCTGCGCCAATTGTCGGTCCGCTCCAATCTCCGGGGCGCGGCGCAGAGCCTCGGCCATTACGGCGCGATCGTGCTGATGGGCACGCTGATCTGGATGACCGTCTCGCGCCATGGCGTGCTCTGGGCGCTGCCGTTGATGGCGGTGCAGGGCTATTTCGTGGCCTTCCGGTTCATGGCCGTGCACGAGACCGCGCACAAGACCGCGTTCAAAAGCCGCGGCCTCAATCTCACTGTGGGCTATCTCTCGGCCTTCATCATCGGATTGCCTTACGAATATTACTGCCTGTTTCACTGGGATCATCACCGCTATACCCAGGATCCGAACAAGGATCCTGAGCTGATCGTCGGCGTGAAGCCGACCTCCGACACGCAGCTCGCGATCGCCTATAGCGGCCTGCTCCAGGTCGCCGGGCGTCTGCGGCTGATGCTCGGCCACGCCGTCAGCGGCAAGGTCGTCGTGCCCTGGATCCCCGAGAGCAAGCGCGCCATCATCGTCGCCGAGGCGCGCGCCTATGTCGCGCTCTACGCGCTGTTGCTTGCGCTGTCGCTGTGGCTCTCCTCGGCGCTGCTGCTCTGGGTCTGGATCGTCCCGCTTGCGATCGGGCAGTTCTTCCTGCGGCCGTATCTCTACGCCGAGCATACCGGCTGCGACCGCACCCGCAGCGCCTTCCAGAATACCCGCACGACCTATACGGGCGCGATCGTCAAATGGTTCGCGTGGAACATGCCCTATCATGTCGAGCATCACGCCTATCCCTCGATCCCTTTTCATGCGCTGCCGAAGCTGAACGAGCTCGTCGATGGTGAGATCGTCCATCGCGGCCGCGGCTACATCAGAACGACGCGCGAGACCTGGGCCTGGTTTCGCCGGCAGCAGCAAGGCGGCTAA
- a CDS encoding glutathione S-transferase family protein, whose protein sequence is MTDPNRITLYYSPQSRATGTRVLLEELGAPYDLHVLNMKAGEQRKPAYLAINPLGKVPAVRHGEALVTEQVAITIYLADLFPQAGLTPALNDSLRGPYLRWIAYYGASFEPAMIDKFMQREPAPITQSPYADYDTMLGALEAQLSKGPYLLGERMTAADVLWGVAFSWTMMFGIVPKRDVFVRYAERITSRPAYQRITAADAEMAAQHAAVAGG, encoded by the coding sequence ATGACCGATCCGAACCGCATCACGCTGTATTATTCGCCGCAGAGCCGCGCCACCGGCACGCGGGTGCTGCTGGAGGAGTTGGGCGCGCCCTACGATCTCCATGTCCTCAACATGAAGGCGGGCGAGCAGCGCAAGCCCGCCTATCTCGCCATCAATCCGCTCGGCAAAGTGCCGGCGGTCCGCCACGGCGAGGCGCTGGTGACCGAGCAGGTCGCGATCACGATCTATCTCGCCGACCTGTTTCCGCAGGCGGGGCTGACGCCCGCGCTGAACGATTCCTTGCGCGGTCCTTATCTGCGCTGGATCGCCTATTATGGTGCCTCGTTCGAGCCGGCCATGATCGACAAGTTCATGCAGCGCGAGCCGGCGCCGATCACGCAATCGCCGTACGCCGATTACGACACCATGCTGGGCGCGCTCGAGGCGCAGCTGTCGAAGGGGCCGTATCTGCTCGGCGAGCGCATGACGGCGGCGGATGTCTTGTGGGGCGTCGCGTTCAGCTGGACTATGATGTTCGGCATCGTGCCGAAGAGGGACGTGTTCGTCCGCTATGCCGAGCGCATCACCTCACGGCCTGCGTACCAGCGCATTACTGCGGCCGACGCCGAGATGGCCGCGCAGCATGCCGCGGTTGCTGGTGGGTAG
- a CDS encoding helix-turn-helix transcriptional regulator, which translates to MRASRMLSILTTLQARGQVTAPELAEACEVSVRTIYRDIDALAASGVPVYADRGAEGGYRLLDGYRVRLNGLSQSEAGALFLAGLPGPAAALGLDAAMIAAQNKLMAALPANLREDAGRMQERFHLDAPGWFGEAEDPKHLRTIAGAALRGTLIKIRYQSWRAEKQRRVAPLGLVLKGGSWYLAGQVDGNVRTYRVARVLDCTALDDRFDRPADFDLAAYWQAATLRLEAEMHPNVAVVRLSPFGVKLLDALSQPYVKARTQLEETVDADGWRIARIPVGKTSWHAAAELLRLGPEAEVLEPADLRDKMIELTQAMAARYRVARKA; encoded by the coding sequence ATGCGCGCGAGCCGGATGCTGTCGATCCTCACCACTCTCCAGGCCAGGGGGCAGGTCACCGCGCCCGAACTCGCTGAAGCCTGCGAGGTCTCGGTGCGCACGATCTATCGCGACATCGATGCGCTCGCCGCGTCCGGCGTGCCTGTCTATGCCGACCGCGGCGCCGAGGGCGGCTATCGCCTGCTCGACGGGTATCGCGTGCGGCTGAACGGGCTGTCGCAGAGCGAGGCAGGCGCACTGTTCCTGGCGGGTTTGCCGGGTCCGGCCGCGGCGCTCGGGCTGGACGCTGCGATGATCGCCGCGCAGAACAAGCTGATGGCGGCACTGCCCGCGAATCTGCGCGAGGACGCCGGGCGGATGCAGGAACGATTTCACCTGGATGCGCCGGGCTGGTTTGGCGAGGCCGAAGACCCAAAGCATTTGCGCACCATCGCCGGCGCGGCGTTGCGCGGGACGCTGATCAAGATCCGCTACCAGAGCTGGCGCGCAGAGAAACAGCGCCGCGTCGCCCCGCTCGGCCTCGTGCTGAAGGGCGGCAGCTGGTATCTCGCAGGGCAAGTCGACGGCAACGTGCGCACCTATCGCGTCGCGCGGGTGCTCGACTGCACGGCGCTCGACGATCGCTTCGATCGTCCCGCCGATTTCGATCTCGCAGCTTACTGGCAGGCCGCGACACTTCGTCTCGAGGCCGAGATGCATCCCAATGTCGCGGTCGTCCGGCTGTCGCCATTCGGCGTCAAGCTGCTCGATGCGTTGAGCCAACCTTACGTCAAGGCACGCACGCAGCTTGAAGAGACCGTCGACGCAGATGGCTGGCGCATCGCCAGGATCCCGGTCGGCAAGACGTCATGGCATGCCGCGGCCGAACTGTTGCGGCTGGGCCCCGAGGCCGAAGTGCTGGAGCCCGCCGATCTCCGCGACAAGATGATCGAGCTGACGCAGGCGATGGCCGCGCGCTATCGCGTGGCGCGAAAAGCCTGA
- a CDS encoding alpha/beta fold hydrolase translates to MTAQRDYEIFEAGDVTLQSGTVFPALKLAYKTYGTLSPARDNVILYPTSFSAQHVDTEWLIGPDGVLDPTRYFIIIPNLFGNGLSSSPSNTAGPFPKVTYHDAIAVQHRLLAERFGISTLALVYGWSMGGMQAYHWAALHPDMVERAAIVCGSARCAPYNHVFLEGVKAALTADPAFRDGGFVEKPVAGYRAMGRVYAGWAMSHGFYRDEIWREAGFTSLEDYLVRGWDAAFARRDANDLLAQIEIWQSGDVSRCAAFDGDFDRALAAIKAHMLLMPGATDRYFDVRDNEDELGRLASAKSAVLHPIPSQHGHRAGNPVNNPRDQAFFKAEIAALLSR, encoded by the coding sequence ATGACGGCGCAACGCGACTACGAGATATTCGAGGCCGGCGACGTCACGCTCCAGTCCGGCACCGTCTTTCCCGCGCTGAAGCTCGCCTACAAGACCTATGGAACGCTGAGCCCGGCCAGGGACAACGTCATCCTCTATCCGACCTCGTTCAGCGCGCAGCACGTCGACACCGAATGGCTGATCGGGCCCGATGGCGTGCTCGATCCCACCCGCTACTTCATCATCATCCCGAACCTGTTCGGCAACGGCCTGTCGTCATCGCCGTCGAATACGGCCGGGCCGTTCCCGAAGGTGACCTATCACGACGCGATCGCGGTCCAGCACCGGCTGCTCGCCGAACGTTTCGGCATCTCGACGCTCGCGCTGGTCTATGGCTGGTCGATGGGCGGCATGCAGGCCTATCATTGGGCGGCTCTGCATCCTGATATGGTCGAGCGCGCAGCGATCGTCTGCGGCAGCGCGCGCTGCGCGCCTTACAATCATGTCTTTCTCGAAGGCGTGAAGGCCGCCCTGACCGCCGATCCCGCCTTCCGCGACGGCGGCTTCGTCGAAAAGCCCGTTGCCGGCTACCGCGCGATGGGACGCGTCTATGCCGGCTGGGCGATGTCGCACGGCTTCTATCGCGACGAGATTTGGCGCGAAGCCGGTTTCACCTCGCTGGAGGATTATCTCGTCCGTGGTTGGGATGCGGCCTTTGCGCGGCGCGATGCCAATGACCTCCTGGCGCAGATCGAGATCTGGCAGAGTGGCGACGTCAGCCGCTGCGCCGCATTCGATGGCGATTTCGACCGCGCGCTCGCCGCGATCAAGGCCCACATGCTGCTGATGCCGGGTGCGACCGATCGCTATTTCGACGTCCGCGACAACGAGGACGAGCTCGGCCGGTTGGCCAGCGCAAAATCCGCGGTGTTGCATCCGATCCCGTCGCAGCACGGCCATCGCGCCGGCAACCCCGTGAACAATCCGCGTGATCAGGCTTTCTTCAAGGCCGAGATCGCAGCGCTTCTCAGCAGATAG